From Polaribacter butkevichii, a single genomic window includes:
- a CDS encoding sulfatase family protein, which produces MNTNKVLGVFFIVAIALSSCANIKKNKNTKTVIESKKKPNIVYILTDQWRGSALGYAGDANVKTPNLDSFSKEAVNFTNAVSVTPVCTPHRAALLTGKYPTSTGMFINDLYLPEEELCMAEIFKTEGYSTAYWGKWHLDGHGRSNYIPKERRQGFDYWKALECSHDYNKMPYYDNEDTNIKYWDEYSPFAITKDANKYLSEHANDENPFLMFISISTPHFPHYSAPQKYKDMYPTEALKINPNVPKNLEEKTRKELQGYYAHCTATDEAIGSVLAKIKALNLSENTIIVFSADHGEMMGGHGEVPFTKQLAWDESTRVPFLISYPGIHQNKGAVVNAPINTPDILPSLLGLTNSKVPNSIEGEDISQLIKNPDPNADRVALIMGVSPFSSSYKNPSYRAIRTKQYSYTRSPQGATQLFDNVKDPYQMNNLLDKPEFETLQKDLDAKLKKALKAVGDDFKPKEFYLKKWNYVLDKNRKSIDYWSWEKGNGVVQSPKAVSN; this is translated from the coding sequence ATGAATACAAATAAGGTACTAGGTGTTTTTTTTATAGTAGCCATAGCGTTATCAAGTTGTGCTAATATCAAGAAAAATAAAAATACAAAAACTGTAATAGAATCTAAGAAGAAGCCTAATATCGTTTATATTTTAACCGATCAATGGAGAGGTTCGGCTTTAGGGTATGCTGGAGACGCTAATGTTAAAACACCAAATTTAGATAGTTTTTCTAAAGAAGCAGTTAATTTTACAAACGCAGTTTCGGTAACACCGGTTTGTACACCGCATAGAGCCGCATTACTTACAGGTAAATACCCAACTTCTACAGGTATGTTTATAAACGATTTGTATTTGCCAGAAGAGGAATTATGTATGGCCGAAATTTTTAAAACAGAAGGCTATTCTACTGCTTATTGGGGTAAATGGCATTTAGATGGTCATGGACGATCTAATTACATCCCAAAAGAAAGACGTCAGGGTTTTGACTATTGGAAAGCCTTAGAATGTTCTCACGATTATAATAAAATGCCTTATTATGATAATGAAGATACAAACATTAAATATTGGGACGAATATTCGCCTTTTGCTATTACCAAAGATGCTAATAAATATTTGAGTGAACACGCAAATGATGAAAATCCATTTTTAATGTTTATTTCTATTTCTACACCTCATTTTCCGCATTATAGCGCTCCTCAGAAGTATAAAGACATGTACCCAACGGAAGCGTTAAAAATCAACCCAAATGTACCTAAAAATTTAGAAGAAAAAACACGTAAAGAATTACAAGGCTACTATGCACATTGCACAGCAACAGATGAAGCTATTGGTAGTGTTTTAGCAAAAATTAAAGCATTAAATTTATCAGAGAATACTATTATAGTGTTTTCTGCAGATCACGGAGAAATGATGGGTGGTCACGGAGAAGTGCCTTTTACAAAACAATTAGCTTGGGATGAATCTACTAGAGTTCCGTTTTTAATAAGCTACCCAGGTATTCATCAAAATAAAGGAGCTGTAGTAAATGCTCCCATAAATACACCAGATATTTTACCTTCTTTGTTGGGTTTAACAAATAGTAAAGTACCAAATAGTATAGAGGGCGAAGACATCTCTCAGTTAATAAAAAATCCAGATCCTAATGCAGACCGTGTTGCTTTGATAATGGGAGTGAGTCCTTTTTCTAGCAGTTATAAAAATCCTTCTTACAGAGCTATTAGAACCAAGCAATATAGTTATACACGTAGTCCGCAAGGTGCAACTCAACTTTTTGACAACGTTAAAGATCCGTATCAAATGAATAATTTATTGGATAAACCAGAGTTTGAAACACTACAAAAAGACTTAGACGCTAAACTTAAAAAAGCATTAAAAGCTGTGGGTGATGATTTTAAACCCAAAGAATTTTATCTAAAAAAATGGAATTATGTATTGGATAAAAACAGAAAGTCTATAGATTATTGGAGTTGGGAAAAAGGAAACGGAGTTGTACAATCACCAAAAGCGGTTTCTAATTAA
- a CDS encoding family 78 glycoside hydrolase catalytic domain: MDYKIRNFLIILCLAFLNVCCAQKVKHIDVKELRCEYLVNPLGIDTNKPRLSWQIIDEAYVRGQKQTGYHILVASNPELLTKNKGDLWDSGKIKSSQSALVSYAGKTLVSNQDCYWKVRVFDKDGKASNWSKFARFSIGLLADKDWTASWIRHPNMDKVAKTADKEKTTELATDHKTNLPVEQHLWFRKKLKLSAPAKKAFLHVASCGYHELYVNGKKADNRFLAPAQTRLDKRILYVTYDISDLLVKGDNVIAFWTGPGWSRYTTFNTFQALRVQLNGEDEKGKSFSLETGKDWRCHAANSKNRGEIKYRDHGGEIVDAKQYIQGWNLAEFDDTNWDLAEETTIKAKLSSQMMEPTRIIETISAKNISGEETYFVDLGKNFTGWVELKIRGQQAGDVIKIKVADDDKTGQDFGQLNEYICTGIGEEVFRNRFNYIAGRYVTIEGLRKKPELSDVKGLVLATDIKQVGHFTSSKELFNKIYEADLWTYRANTVEGFTMDCPHRERLGYGEVAFATSWGIALPNYQSGALYMKHVRDWADVQTENGWFYHTAPQINHHFGGPMWSSAGLNIASAYYQVYGDQQIFERIYPSAIKWLAYLNEHVKNGVLVNYSENRGKFLGDWAAPKKRKEWGDTPEAQYFNNCVYAMNLADVVRMAKIQGKEKDAEFYQKRLDVLRKAIHQHFFNSETNTYSNGTQVQQAFALMTGVAPKNLRDKVFANIEKELTDNQAYLDMGSSGLPVLFKYIIEESGRSDLFFKALSSKVQPSYGYFIERGENTWPEYWNVDVPSRIHTCYTGVASWMTKSLAGIRPDPLSPGFQSFIIQPILAGDLSFVEGSTTSLYGKISSRWERNDKQLTLNVSIPPNSQATVYIPTNNLKSITENGKPMKKSEVVTFLRFENGNAVYRVESGKYKFKASI, translated from the coding sequence ATGGATTATAAAATTCGAAATTTTCTAATAATACTTTGTTTAGCTTTTTTGAATGTATGTTGTGCTCAAAAGGTTAAACATATAGACGTAAAAGAATTAAGATGTGAATATTTGGTAAATCCTTTAGGGATAGACACTAATAAACCACGTTTAAGTTGGCAAATAATTGACGAAGCGTATGTTAGAGGTCAAAAGCAAACGGGGTATCATATACTTGTAGCTAGTAACCCAGAACTTTTAACTAAAAACAAAGGCGATTTATGGGATAGTGGTAAAATTAAATCATCGCAATCTGCTTTGGTCTCTTATGCAGGTAAAACATTAGTTTCAAATCAAGATTGTTATTGGAAAGTTCGTGTTTTTGATAAAGATGGTAAAGCTAGTAATTGGAGTAAATTTGCTCGTTTTTCTATAGGATTACTTGCTGATAAAGATTGGACAGCTTCTTGGATTAGACATCCCAATATGGATAAAGTTGCTAAGACTGCTGATAAAGAAAAAACAACTGAATTAGCAACAGATCACAAAACAAATCTTCCAGTAGAACAACATTTATGGTTTCGAAAAAAGCTAAAATTATCTGCTCCGGCTAAAAAAGCATTTCTTCATGTGGCTTCATGTGGTTATCACGAGTTGTATGTAAATGGTAAAAAAGCAGATAATCGGTTTTTGGCACCTGCTCAAACGCGTTTAGACAAACGTATTTTGTATGTTACTTACGATATTAGTGATTTATTGGTGAAAGGCGATAATGTTATAGCATTTTGGACAGGCCCAGGATGGTCTCGTTACACAACCTTCAATACATTTCAAGCGCTACGTGTTCAACTTAATGGCGAAGATGAAAAAGGAAAGTCGTTTTCTTTAGAAACAGGAAAAGATTGGAGATGCCATGCGGCTAACAGTAAAAACCGAGGGGAAATAAAATATAGAGATCACGGTGGTGAAATTGTGGATGCCAAACAATATATACAAGGGTGGAATTTAGCTGAGTTTGATGATACAAATTGGGATTTAGCAGAAGAAACAACCATTAAAGCAAAGCTTTCTTCTCAAATGATGGAGCCAACACGTATTATTGAAACAATTTCTGCTAAAAATATTTCTGGTGAAGAGACTTACTTTGTAGATTTAGGTAAGAATTTTACAGGTTGGGTAGAACTAAAAATAAGAGGACAGCAAGCAGGTGATGTCATAAAAATTAAAGTGGCCGATGATGATAAAACTGGGCAAGATTTTGGACAACTCAATGAATATATTTGTACAGGAATAGGGGAAGAGGTCTTTAGAAATCGATTTAATTATATAGCAGGACGATATGTAACTATTGAAGGTTTAAGGAAAAAACCAGAACTTAGTGATGTAAAAGGTTTGGTGCTTGCAACCGATATTAAACAGGTTGGGCATTTTACGTCATCAAAAGAATTATTTAATAAAATTTACGAGGCAGATTTATGGACCTATCGTGCAAACACAGTAGAAGGTTTTACCATGGATTGCCCACATAGAGAACGATTAGGGTATGGAGAAGTGGCCTTCGCAACCTCTTGGGGTATAGCGTTGCCAAATTACCAAAGTGGTGCATTGTACATGAAACATGTGAGAGATTGGGCAGATGTACAAACAGAAAATGGATGGTTTTATCATACTGCACCACAAATTAACCATCATTTTGGAGGGCCAATGTGGAGTAGTGCAGGGCTTAATATTGCTTCGGCATATTATCAGGTTTATGGTGATCAGCAAATATTTGAACGCATTTATCCATCAGCAATTAAGTGGTTAGCGTATTTAAATGAGCATGTAAAAAATGGCGTTCTTGTTAATTATTCAGAAAACAGAGGGAAATTTCTTGGCGATTGGGCTGCACCCAAAAAACGTAAAGAATGGGGAGATACACCAGAAGCACAATATTTTAATAACTGTGTGTATGCCATGAACTTGGCAGATGTGGTTCGTATGGCTAAAATACAAGGTAAAGAAAAAGACGCTGAGTTTTATCAAAAACGCTTAGATGTATTGAGAAAGGCCATACATCAGCACTTTTTTAATTCTGAAACAAATACCTATTCAAACGGAACTCAGGTACAACAAGCTTTTGCTTTAATGACAGGCGTTGCACCTAAAAACCTTCGTGATAAAGTATTTGCTAACATAGAAAAAGAACTTACAGATAATCAGGCTTATTTAGATATGGGAAGTTCTGGCTTACCCGTTTTATTTAAGTATATAATTGAAGAATCTGGACGAAGTGATTTGTTTTTTAAAGCACTTTCTAGTAAGGTACAACCGAGTTACGGGTACTTTATTGAGCGCGGAGAAAACACTTGGCCAGAGTATTGGAATGTAGATGTACCTAGTCGTATTCATACCTGTTACACTGGTGTAGCGTCTTGGATGACAAAAAGTCTTGCAGGTATTCGTCCAGATCCTTTGTCTCCTGGTTTTCAATCTTTCATTATTCAACCAATACTAGCAGGCGATTTGAGTTTTGTAGAAGGAAGTACGACATCCCTTTATGGGAAAATAAGTAGCCGTTGGGAGCGTAATGATAAACAATTAACATTAAATGTAAGTATTCCTCCTAATTCTCAGGCTACAGTTTATATACCAACAAATAATTTAAAAAGTATTACCGAAAACGGAAAACCAATGAAAAAAAGTGAAGTAGTAACCTTCCTTCGTTTTGAAAACGGAAATGCTGTATATAGAGTAGAATCGGGTAAATATAAATTTAAAGCTAGTATCTAA
- a CDS encoding BNR-4 repeat-containing protein produces MNDLKEQTLTNAKIRITYTIKLFAIVLFLLSFKNTFAQKVEFLERSEVTNEGLYFWYPDKNGEKVKAFHYAPSISPRGDCLTVVNGYIFFGWYKGGMKNGRDLMISRKKIGSGKWVTVQLPHKNTLIGPKVNSWGDSHKTISIGVSKTDGTVHVFYDHHNDPLKYIVSKKNTAFAKDSDFKIGMFNKTRGYLAAGQNVTITYPAVTENDKGNLIVNYRKGSAVGGNEMVHVYNGSTSTWSKAKMVIRGSGKGFVETKDRNYAYAPAPVLAGGDLYYGFSVRWARKKADGVLNEGVYVANAGSTMTGAWKDVDGKTQPMPIQDYSPLLIDLPATKDGKGSSGGPSMAVSDKGDIHISYRGRGNDTKYHYTYVRKAGQTEFTKHSGVGKTGIAYGDRIYNTSINKSKGIITIQSTAAGEFKYRNDLVYQTKDTLGSSGVRLVDGNLVVIAEDRGDTKTDSQGIFSYVFKISDDNVSTPPPTSGDITASWYKVKNVSTGRFLQGVPSSTVIQTNTGQSGYDKQWRLVRTGTGSYFNIDNRKASNSNSSGMLAEGANNTIVGTQTEPVKFQSDKQWSVISLGNNIYQFKLKKNNRFLSQNSSNKGVLVTSGSANTTKWQLIATSTALSKTSEKENILQTDDITTVAVYPNPARSSFNISLKGITKADISISNMLGKLIYKNTTTSGTLEIINEEKFAPGIYLINVVGDGKSYQRKLVIE; encoded by the coding sequence ATGAATGATTTAAAAGAACAAACATTAACTAATGCAAAAATTAGGATTACCTACACAATCAAACTATTTGCGATAGTACTATTTTTATTATCCTTTAAAAATACTTTTGCTCAAAAAGTAGAATTTTTAGAAAGAAGTGAAGTAACAAATGAAGGGTTATATTTTTGGTATCCAGATAAAAACGGAGAAAAAGTAAAAGCATTTCATTATGCACCAAGCATAAGTCCGAGAGGAGATTGTTTAACAGTTGTTAATGGATATATTTTCTTTGGCTGGTACAAAGGCGGTATGAAAAACGGTAGAGATTTAATGATTTCTCGTAAAAAAATAGGATCAGGTAAATGGGTTACAGTTCAATTACCTCATAAAAATACATTAATTGGCCCTAAGGTAAATAGCTGGGGAGATTCTCATAAAACTATAAGTATTGGTGTTAGTAAAACAGACGGTACAGTTCATGTTTTTTACGATCATCATAATGATCCACTTAAGTATATTGTATCTAAAAAGAATACTGCTTTTGCAAAAGATAGTGACTTTAAAATAGGTATGTTTAATAAAACGAGAGGGTATTTGGCTGCAGGACAAAATGTTACAATTACATATCCAGCGGTTACCGAAAATGATAAAGGTAATTTAATTGTTAATTACAGAAAAGGATCTGCAGTTGGTGGTAATGAAATGGTTCATGTATATAATGGATCTACAAGTACTTGGTCTAAAGCTAAAATGGTAATTAGAGGTTCTGGTAAAGGATTTGTAGAAACAAAAGATAGAAATTATGCCTATGCACCAGCACCTGTTTTGGCAGGAGGTGATTTATATTATGGTTTTTCTGTAAGATGGGCAAGAAAAAAAGCAGATGGTGTACTTAATGAAGGGGTGTATGTGGCAAACGCTGGATCTACAATGACCGGTGCTTGGAAAGACGTAGACGGAAAAACACAACCTATGCCAATTCAAGATTATTCTCCACTTTTAATAGATTTACCAGCAACTAAAGATGGTAAAGGATCTAGCGGAGGACCTTCAATGGCAGTAAGTGATAAAGGAGATATTCATATTAGTTATAGAGGTAGAGGTAACGATACTAAATATCATTATACCTATGTGCGTAAAGCCGGACAAACTGAATTTACAAAACACTCAGGAGTAGGTAAAACAGGTATTGCTTATGGAGACCGTATTTACAACACTTCTATTAATAAATCTAAAGGAATTATAACAATACAGAGTACAGCAGCAGGAGAATTTAAATACAGAAATGATCTTGTTTATCAAACAAAAGATACTTTAGGAAGCTCTGGTGTACGTTTAGTTGATGGTAATCTTGTTGTTATAGCAGAAGACAGAGGTGATACCAAAACAGATAGCCAAGGTATATTTTCTTATGTTTTTAAAATAAGTGATGATAATGTGTCTACACCACCGCCAACTAGTGGAGATATAACAGCATCTTGGTATAAAGTAAAAAATGTATCAACAGGTAGGTTTTTACAAGGTGTGCCTAGTAGTACTGTTATTCAGACTAATACAGGGCAAAGTGGTTACGATAAACAATGGAGACTTGTAAGAACAGGTACGGGTAGTTATTTTAATATAGATAACAGAAAAGCAAGTAACAGTAATAGTTCTGGTATGCTAGCAGAAGGTGCTAATAACACTATAGTAGGAACCCAAACAGAACCTGTAAAATTTCAAAGTGATAAGCAATGGTCTGTAATTAGTTTAGGTAATAATATTTATCAATTTAAATTAAAAAAGAATAATAGATTCTTATCTCAAAATAGCAGTAATAAAGGTGTGTTGGTAACATCTGGTAGTGCTAATACTACTAAATGGCAGCTAATAGCAACAAGTACAGCTTTAAGTAAAACATCAGAAAAAGAAAATATTTTACAAACTGATGATATTACTACGGTAGCAGTTTACCCAAACCCTGCAAGAAGTAGTTTTAATATTTCTTTAAAAGGTATTACAAAAGCAGATATTTCAATTAGTAACATGCTAGGTAAATTAATTTATAAAAACACAACTACTAGTGGTACTCTAGAAATAATAAATGAAGAAAAATTTGCTCCAGGCATTTATCTAATAAATGTTGTAGGAGATGGAAAATCTTATCAAAGAAAATTAGTAATTGAATAA